In Pochonia chlamydosporia 170 chromosome 3, whole genome shotgun sequence, the following are encoded in one genomic region:
- a CDS encoding GTP-binding protein (similar to Verticillium alfalfae VaMs.102 XP_003009211.1) — protein sequence MPLLRSVAIRQRTTRSTLAVLSSPSWQSRSSSSSSTLNHLPESRLNPSPDDYASPNFADKADLTIYAGRGGNGCVSFLREAFLPDGPPNGGDGGAGGNIYIQAAHGETSLHKLARRRFIRAGRGKHGQGSAKGGARGEDVIITVPVGTIVRELEREDPAADEAMNIKAYMALQKQRRKEELLLEEEKRKRAEDLGELENEEILDRKGRPKLAPEEEEEDVEVDDPTRQKWLLYPGMSKSEMKSTSFPRLPRRHPFLQQPPAPIYLDLSRPTPRPILLAAGGIGGLGNPHFTSREHPKPIFATKGEEAVSMKVTLELKLLADVGLVGLPNAGKSTLLRALTNSRTRVGSWAFTTLQPNIGTVVLDKYSGQPTARSHKKPSVESDEASDAALEHRTRFTVADIPGLIEGAHLDRGLGIAFLRHVERAGVLAFVIDLAAGDAVTALNALWREVGLYAQMRDEEERDREAESRVDWDFASDPSRGPINLMNAEYSGSSVFEGASTPPGLHIAGKPWFVVATKADLPSTQANFSELKAYLDKITDGHAAHPSGVEGAWTKKCAAIPVSAIHGQGVDRIVHWTVGLLDE from the coding sequence ATGCCGCTCCTGCGATCGGTGGCCATACGCCAACGCACCACCAGAAGCACTCTAGCAGTGCTGAGcagcccatcatggcaatcTCGAAGCTCATCTAGCTCTTCCACGCTCAATCATCTCCCCGAATCACGACTGAATCCCAGCCCTGACGACTACGCCTCCCCTAACTTTGCAGACAAAGCCGACCTAACAATCTATGCTGGACGTGGGGGAAACGGTTGCGTATCCTTCCTCCGCGAAGCCTTCCTACCAGATGGTCCTCCCAacggcggcgatggaggaGCTGGCGGAAACATCTACATCCAAGCAGCGCATGGCGAAACGTCACTACACAAGCTAGCAAGACGCCGGTTCATCCGTGCAGGACGcggcaaacatggccagGGAAGTGCAAAGGGTGGCGCACGCGGAGAAGatgtcatcatcaccgtccCCGTAGGAACGATAGTCAGAGAGCTTGAAAGGGAGGATCCCGCCGCGGACGAAGCTATGAACATCAAGGCATACATGGCATTGCAAAAGCAgcgaagaaaagaagagcttctGCTcgaagaggaaaagaggaaaagggCAGAGGATCTCGGAGAGCTGGAAAATGAAGAGATTCtcgacagaaagggccggcCAAAATTGGCGCcggaagaggaagaagaagacgtcGAAGTCGACGACCCAACCCGCCAGAAATGGCTCCTATACCCTGGAATGTCCAAGTCCGAAATGAAAAGTACTTCATTTCCACGCCTACCACGCCGACACCCattcctccaacaaccaccgGCCCCAATCTATCTCGACTTATCGCGCCCTACGCCACGGCCTATCCTCCTCGCAGCAGGCGGAATAGGCGGCCTGGGAAACCCACACTTCACATCGCGAGAGCATCCCAAGCCTATATTCGCTACAAAGGGTGAAGAAGCCGTATCTATGAAAGTCACACTGGAATTGAAACTTCTCGCAGACGTTGGCCTGGTTGGTCTCCCAAACGCAGGGAAGAGCACACTTCTGCGAGCATTGACGAACAGCCGTACTAGAGTGGGTAGCTGGGCATTTACTACGCTACAGCCCAACATAGGAACAGTAGTGCTGGACAAGTATTCTGGCCAACCCACGGCACGGAGCCACAAAAAGCCAAGCGTAGAGTCGGACGAGGCGTCAGACGCAGCCCTCGAGCATAGGACACGATTCACTGTTGCCGATATCCCAGGTCTTATTGAGGGTGCCCATCTGGATCGCGGGCTAGGAATCGCCTTTTTGCGTCACGTCGAACGAGCGGGCGTGCTGGCCTTTGTAATCGACCTGGCAGCAGGGGATGCAGTCACTGCACTGAACGCACTGTGGCGGGAGGTCGGTCTCTACGCTCAAATGCGGGACGAGGAGGAACGTGATCGTGAGGCAGAGTCCAGAGTCGATTGGGACTTTGCATCGGATCCCTCCAGAGGACCGATTAACCTCATGAACGCAGAGTACTCCGGTTCTTCTGTGTTTGAAGGAGCTTCGACTCCGCCAGGCCTCCATATTGCCGGGAAGCCGTGGTTTGTGGTCGCCACCAAGGCGGATTTACCGAGCACGCAGGCGAACTTCAGCGAGTTGAAGGCGTATCTGGATAAGATCACGGATGGGCACGCTGCTCATCCGAGCGGTGTGGAGGGTGCTTGGACGAAGAAGTGTGCTGCTATTCCGGTGAGTGCAATTCATGGACAAGGCGTCGATAGGATAGTACATTGGACTGTAGGATTACTAGATGAGTAG
- a CDS encoding methyltransferase (similar to Coccidioides immitis RS XP_001243902.1) yields the protein MGKKSFRGKGRRGGGGGRGGGRGDAGWTDYAPFDKNNQKLEEYYNTLLQLPEEENQQYWEALRRELPNSFRFTGSRGHALSVKRLLQTRYIPEITKIEHYDGRPVEPPKPVPWYPDELAWWMTTPKNVVRKFPPFSAFQKFLVSETTVGNISRQEVVSMIPPCLMDLRPGMVVLDMCAAPGSKSAQLLEMLHHGEEARVRKVLRKFAKEDGLDLGDETQEEIEADLEADPSDNGRATGLLIANDSDYKRGHMLVHQLKRLSSPNLIVTNHDATQFPSLKLPTTDSKGKPTYLKFDRILADVPCSGDGTLRKNANLWKDWQPGNALGLHATQIRILVRALQLLKVGGRVVYSTCSMNPVENESVVASAIERCGGSGNVEILDCADQLPGLVRRPGMRKWKIMDKSCRMWDTWEQVETFARDENDGVVPGRVSQTMFPKLEGTECYDLPLERCMRVYPHLQDTGGFFITVLEKKTDFKARNENEPKTAAAAAAVAANIAKSQAASEKTEEKPADTAETPVAAESNGSKPEEDAAMDEAATNGGTKRPLEDQDSEQQTAKKTKTETDSSATTPAPLVQPTEAVTKPKKAGPPEEPFKYLDPSHPVIQNIKQFYSLSTRFPDNRYMVRNELGEPAKAIYYTTALIRDILTENEGRGVRFVHGGVRMYMKQDAPSAEVCRWRIQSEGMPIVQGYVGEPRVIHLHKKETLRKLLIEMFPRISDDDWKNFDEIGERVRDVGMGCCVLRVEPEAGDPEFTERVALPLWKSIHSLNLMLPKEDRAAMLLRIFNDTTPLINNTLNKHKDQQNGSKSKDSEAKEEQQPLDNADVEDLPSPE from the exons ATGGGCAAGAAAAGCTTTCGG GGCAAAGGTCGACGTGGCGGCGGAGGTGGTCGCGGCGGTGGTCGCGGAGACGCAGGCTGGACCGACTATGCGCCTTTCGACAAGAACAACCAGAAGCTGGAGGAATACTACAACACCCTGCTCCAGCTGCCCGAAGAGGAGAACCAGCAGTACTGGGAGGCTCTGAGACGTGAGCTGCCAAACAGCTTTCGATTTACCGGTTCGCGAGG ACATGCTTTGTCGGTCAAGAGGCTCCTCCAGACGCGCTACATCCCCGAGATTACGAAAATCGAGCACTATGATGGCAGACCTGTTGAGCCGCCCAAGCCTGTGCCGTGGTACCCCGACGAGCTGGCCTGGTGGATGACCACTCCCAAGAACGTTGTCCGAAAGTTCCCTCCCTTCTCGGCATTCCAGAAGTTCCTCGTCTCCGAGACGACTGTGGGAAATATTAGCAGACAAGAAGTTGTGAGCATGATTCCGCCTTGCCTGATGGATCTTCGCCCAGGCATGGTTGTCCTTGACATGTGTGCTGCTCCCGGAAGCAAGTCGGCGCAGCTTCTCGAGATGCTTCACCACGGCGAGGAGGCACGTGTGCGAAAAGTTCTGCGCAAGTTTGCCAAAGAGGACGGTCTGGATCTTGGAGATGAGACTCAGGAGGAAATCGAAGCTGATCTGGAGGCTGACCCGTCGGACAATGGCCGCGCTACGGGTCTGCTCATTGCCAACGATTCCGACTACAAGCGCGGGCATATGCTTGTTCACCAGCTCAAGCGTCTCTCGTCCCCCAACCTCATTGTCACAAATCACGACGCCACGCAGTTCCCATCTCTCAAGCTGCCCACAACGGATTCCAAGGGCAAGCCTACGTACCTCAAGTTCGATCGCATTCTGGCAGACGTCCCCTGTTCCGGCGATGGCACTCTGCGAAAGAACGCCAACCTCTGGAAGGACTGGCAACCAGGCAATGCTCTCGGATTGCACGCCACTCAGATTCGGATTCTCGTTCGAGCCCTCCAGCTACTCAAGGTTGGCGGCAGAGTCGTGTACTCTACCTGCAGCATGAACCCCGTTGAGAACGAGTCCGTCGTTGCGTCAGCAATTGAGCGTTGTGGAGGGTCTGGTAATGTCGAGATTCTCGACTGCGCTGATCAGCTCCCTGGGCTGGTGAGACGACCCGGCATGAGAAAGTGGAAGATTATGGATAAATCTTGTCGCATGTGGGACACCTGGGAGCAAGTAGAGACATTTGCCCGAGACGAGAATGACGGCGTGGTACCTGGCCGTGTTTCCCAGACCATGTTCCCCAAGTTGGAAGGAACAGAGTGCTATGACTTGCCGCTCGAACGTTGCATGAGAGTCTATCCTCATCTCCAGGACACCggtggcttcttcatcaccgtcctggagaagaagactgaCTTCAAGGCGCGAAATGAAAACGAGCCCAagactgctgctgctgccgctgccgtGGCCGCCAACATCGCGAAATCACAAGCCGCTTCCGAGAAGACAGAGGAAAAGCCAGCCGACACTGCCGAGACTCCCGTCGCTGCTGAGAGCAATGGTTCAAAACCAGAGGAAGACGCCGCCATGGACGAAGCTGCCACAAACGGTGGTACTAAGAGACCCCTTGAAGACCAGGACAGCGAGCAACAAACTgccaaaaagacaaagacagAAACCGATTCCTCTGCCACCACTCCTGCACCACTTGTCCAGCCCACCGAAGCCGTGACAAAACCCAAGAAAGCTGGTCCCCCCGAAGAACCATTCAAGTACCTCGATCCATCCCACCCCGTCATCCAGAACATCAAGCAGTTCTACAGCCTCTCCACTCGCTTCCCCGACAACCGGTACATGGTGCGCAACGAGCTCGGCGAGCCCGCCAAGGCCATCTACTACACCACCGCACTCATCCGCGACATTCTCACTGAAAACGAAGGCCGCGGCGTGCGATTCGTCCACGGCGGTGTCCGGATGTACATGAAGCAGGATGCTCCTTCTGCTGAAGTATGCCGCTGGCGCATCCAGTCCGAAGGCATGCCCATCGTCCAGGGATACGTTGGCGAACCGCGCGTCATCCACCTACACAAGAAGGAGACTCTTCGCAAGCTGCTCATCGAAATGTTCCCCCGTATCTCAGATGACGACTGGAAGAACTTTGACGAGATTGGCGAGAGAGTGCGTGACGTCGGCATGGGATGCTGCGTTCTTCGTGTCGAGCCTGAGGCGGGTGACCCGGAGTTCACGGAGCGGGTGGCTCTCCCCCTGTGGAAGAGCATCCATTCGTTGAATCTTATGCTTCCCAAGGAGGACAGAGCGGCTATGCTCTTGAGAATCTTTAACGATACAACCCCCTTGATCAACAATACGTTGAATAAGCACAAGGACCAGCAGAATGGTAGCAAGTCAAAGGATAGtgaggccaaggaggagcaGCAGCCCTTGGATAATGCTGATGTAGAGGATTTGCCGTCCCCGGAGTAA
- a CDS encoding snoRNA binding protein (similar to Neosartorya fischeri NRRL 181 XP_001259187.1) codes for MPHSNPDGPLVKRQKVRSKASSGNETANSSRIFAPFRTVGLVSPTSVPFTSIPLGKTTFQITTSVGKALQTYDLRRGLNLVFVTRPQTPANITATFAWKENIFAAWGNGMNGEAQGLWVFQRGKKVNQLELPLDLNEPIQQILVLGSWIVACASTRIEIFKSATFEHYTTINTMATNKGGNEITGGVISMPTFLNKIFVGRKDGWVEIWNVSTGKLIYTILPPEPDCGSVTCLEPSPALSLMAIAYSSGTMIITDVLMDKPVIRIEAGSSEAPVQSISFRTDGTGAGHDGRKDGVMATASSATGDVTFWDLNKGGRVMGVLRGAHNPPSRDGKNVRGGVSRVEFLAGQPVIVTSGLDNSLKTWIFDTTPFSPIPRILHSRSGHAGPVNCLHFLPTDFDGSESGNKWLLSGGRDRSLWGWSLRRDGQSTEISQGHLRKKAKKIGILASNPLAHGPTTLLEDLKAPEITSIAMSLNRDGGIGAIPGNPPIWQKGHSDSKKKVDAEISGMTGWESVVTAHKGDSHARTWFWGRKRAGRWAFPTGDDTNVSTVAISPCGTFAVVGSEGGSIDMYNLQSGVHRQRFPSRLTPSQARQVRLQQLRQADDVAQLQAGSGQKFLPGTGKHTKAVTGLVVDAMNKMVISCSSDGKIKFWDFLTGTLLDQLDWAPMTYPIACRYHAANNLLAFACDDMSIRVVDMETKKTIREFWGPEESINDICFSSDGRWIIAASNDRTIRVWDLPTSHLIDAIRLSKPCTALDMSITGEYLAASLEDEPGVAIWTNKALFKHVPTRQISEKEIGQVSAPTVSGEGNQGVLEAAFEDDKEEADDAIIAPSVDQLSSELTTLSLVPKSRWQTLLHLDLIKERNKPTEAPKAPEKAPFFLPSTTGSKALGQPSTTDVTEDESKSRITKLDKARFEEQFSSKLRQGAEAGDYGAFVEHLKSLSPSSADLELRSLSIGNGDDDSNELLHFIRALTTQLRARRDYELTQAWMTVFLRLHFDVVMESESLLGALEQWKSFQEKECNRLDDLVGYCSGVVNFLRNPRT; via the exons ATGCCTCACTCAAACCCGGATGGACCTCTGGTCAAGCGCCAGAAGGTTAGGTCCAAGGCATCCTCTGGCAACGAAACCGCCAATTCGTCTCGTATTTTTGCTCCATTCCGA ACTGTTGGCCTCGTCTCACCGACAAGTGTTCCATTCACATCAATACCTCTAGGCAAAACCACATTCCAAATTACGACATCCGTAGGCAAGGCCCTACAAACCTATGACCTCCGCCGGGGATTGAATCTCGTTTTTGTCACCCGCCCCCAAACTCCCGCCAATATCACTGCGACTTTTGCTTGGAAAGAAAACATTTTCGCAGCATGGGGGAATGGTATGAACGGCGAGGCTCAAGGTCTCTGGGTGTTTCAGCGAGGAAAGAAAGTGAACCAGCTGGAATTACCCCTCGACCTCAATGAGCCGATTCAGCAAATCCTCGTTTTGGGTTCCTGGATAGTTGCATGCGCCTCTACGAGAATTGAAATTTTCAAAAGTGCGACTTTCGAACACTATACCACGATTAATACTATGGCCACGAACAAAGGTGGAAACGAAATCACTGGCGGCGTCATTAGCATGCCCACCTTCTTAAATAAGATCTTTGTTGGGCGTAAGGATGGATGGGTAGAGATTTGGAATGTCAGCACTGGCAAGCTTATATACACAATCTTGCCCCCGGAGCCTGATTGTGGTTCTGTTACTTGCCTGGAGCCTAGCCCTGCATTGTCGCTGATGGCGATTGCCTACTCATCTGGCACCATGATCATCACTGACGTTCTGATGGACAAGCCTGTGATCCGGATCGAAGCTGGAAGCTCAGAggctccagtccagtcaatATCCTTCAGGACCGACGGAACAGGTGCCGGACATGATGGCAGAAAGGATGGTGTCATGGCCACTGCTAGCAGTGCCACTGGCGATGTTACGTTTTGGGACTTGAATAAGGGTGGGCGTGTCATGGGTGTTCTGCGAGGTGCTCACAACCCTCCATCCCGTGACGGCAAAAATGTGCGTGGAGGTGTTAGCAGGGTGGAATTCTTGGCCGGCCAGCCCGTCATTGTGACGAGTGGACTTGACAACTCACTCAAGACTTGGATTTTTGACACTACGCCATTTTCTCCGATACCGCGGATCCTCCACTCTCGGAGTGGCCATGCCGGACCTGTTAACTGTCTGCATTTCTTGCCTACTGACTTTGATGGTTCTGAGTCTGGGAATAAGTGGCTCCTGAGTGGTGGCCGTGACAGAAGTCTTTGGGGATGGAGTCTGCGTAGGGACGGTCAGAGCACGGAAATAAGTCAGGGGCATTTGCGcaagaaggcgaagaagattGGTATTTTGGCTTCCAATCCGCTGGCTCATGGACCGACAACCTTGCTAGAAGACCTCAAAGCGCCTGAGATTACGAGCATTGCAATGTCCCTCAACAGAGATGGCGGCATCGGTGCGATACCAGGCAACCCACCAATATGGCAAAAGGGCCACAGcgacagcaagaagaaagtcgACGCCGAAATCAGTGGCATGACTGGCTGGGAAAGTGTTGTGACAGCACACAAAGGGGATTCCCACGCCAGAACTTGGTTCTGGGGCCGGAAAAGAGCAGGAAGATGGGCTTTCCCCACCGGCGATGATACCAATGTGTCAACTGTGGCGATTAGTCCTTGTGGAACGTTTGCTGTGGTCGGATCCGAAGGTGGCAGTATCGACATGTACAACCTGCAGTCCGGTGTGCACCGACAAAGATTTCCCTCCCGATTGACACCTTCACAAGCTCGACAAGTCAGACTCCAGCAGTTGAGGCAGGCAGATGATGTCGCCCAGTTACAGGCTGGTAGTGGGCAAAAGTTTCTCCCAGGCACTGGCAAACATACCAAGGCAGTCACAGGGCTAGTTGTAGATGCCATGAACAAAATGGTCATATCTTGCTCTTCGGACGGCAAGATCAAGTTTTGGGACTTTTTGACAGGAACTCTGCTTGATCAACTTGACTGGGCGCCGATGACTTACCCCATAGCATGCAGGTATCATGCTGCCAACAACCTCCTAGCATTCGCGTGTGATGACATGTCTATACGCGTTGTCGATATGGAGACAAAGAAAACTATCCGTGAATTTTGGGGTCCAGAGGAATCTATCAACGACATATGCTTCTCTAGCGATGGCCGATGGATCATTGCTGCCTCCAACGACAGGACTATCCGAGTTTGGGATCTGCCGACCAGCCATCTTATTGATGCAATTCGCCTGAGCAAACCCTGTACTGCGTTAGACATGTCTATTACTGGCGAATATCTTGCTGCCAGTCTTGAGGACGAACCTGGAGTTGCAATCTGGACAAATAAAGCCTTATTCAAGCATGTCCCAACAAGGCAAATCTCAGAAAAGGAGATTGGGCAAGTCTCTGCACCGACAGTATCTGGAGAAGGAAACCAAGGTGTGCTAGAGGCGGCCTTTGAGGACGACAAAGAAGAGGCGGATGATGCAATCATCGCTCCCAGTGTTGATCAACTGAGCTCAGAGCTCACCACGTTGAGCTTAGTTCCGAAGAGTAGATGGCAAACACTGTTGCATCTTGACTTGATCAAGGAGCGAAATAAGCCAACCGAAGCTCCAAAGGCCCCTGAAAAGGCTCCTTTCTTTCTACCCTCGACCACAGGCTCCAAGGCACTAGGCCAACCGAGTACGACGGATGTTACAGAGGACGAATCCAAATCACGAATCACAAAACTCGACAAGGCGCGCTTCGAGGAACAGTTTTCGTCAAAGCTGCGTCAAGGGGCCGAAGCTGGCGACT ATGGCGCGTTTGTCGAGCATCTCAAGTCCTTGTCCCCGTCAAGTGCGGACCTTGAGCTTCGTTCGCTGTCAATTGGCAACGGGGATGACGATTCGAATGAGCTTCTTCATTTCATTCGAGCACTGACCACGCAACTGAGAGCGAGGAGAGACTACGAACTTACCCAAGCCTGGATGACGGTGTTCCTCCGGCTACATTTCGACGTTGTTATGGAGAGCGAGTCTCTCCTGGGCGCATTGGAGCAATGGAAGAGCTTCCAAGAGAAGGAGTGCAATCGCCTAGACGATTTGGTGGGTTATTGCAGCGGTGTTGTTAATTTCCTAAGGAATCCTCGCACATAA